A single window of Crassostrea angulata isolate pt1a10 chromosome 8, ASM2561291v2, whole genome shotgun sequence DNA harbors:
- the LOC128161087 gene encoding neurogenic locus notch homolog protein 1-like has product MALHVDTPMVATSVSVLLADIDECAKSPCGLGACKNTDGSYTCICPSGFSGAYCEIEIDECLETNPCATSNICVNTPGSYVCFCSGSVTEPKCKAGTCTAAGYTIDSFLGCYRIYWNELLNSEAREQCATDGGHLLLVNDETDQMQLKSFMGSRAAEGLSSIWVQGSRSPTSSEWVTDDGNPLPFMEPYREVSRDSANILYFEEGTFYGTNTRHEITNPFICVI; this is encoded by the exons ATGGCGCTACATGTGGATACACCCATGGTGGCTACATCTGTAAGTGTCCTATTGGCTG atatagATGAATGTGCTAAATCGCCATGTGGTTTAGGGGCATGCAAGAACACTGATGGATCGTACACATGCATTTGTCCTAGCGGCTTTTCTGGCGCTTACTGCGAAATAG AAATTGACGAATGTTTAGAAACCAATCCATGTGCTACTTCGAACATCTGTGTGAATACTCCGGGATCATACGTATGCTTCTGTTCCGGTAGTGTGACAGAACCAAAGTGTAAAGCAG gtACCTGTACTGCCGCGGGTTACACGATTGACTCTTTTTTGGGGTGCTACCGTATTTATTGGAACGAATTGCTTAATTCTGAAGCAAGAGAACAATGTGCCACCGACGGCGGACATCTGTTGCTGGTCAACGATGAAACGGATCAAATGCAACTAAAATCGTTTATGG GTAGTCGTGCCGCAGAGGGACTTTCTTCTATTTGGGTACAAGGGTCACGGAGTCCGACTTCTTCAGAGTGGGTGACGGACGATGGAAACCCTCTCCCTTTTATGGAACCTTATAGAGAAGTTTCCAGAGATTCTGCAAATATACTATATTTTGAGGAAGGAACGTTTTACGGGACGAATACCCGGCATGAAATAACTAATCCTTTTATTTGCGTAATTTGA